From Rudanella lutea DSM 19387, a single genomic window includes:
- a CDS encoding SusC/RagA family TonB-linked outer membrane protein, whose product MKTFLVKLKSIGSEWSARSRRGFLALVVGLGTWVGVQAQTTSVQVKGLVVDENNQPLPGTSVVIKNTQRGTAADANGRFTIATTPNSTLVLSLVGYGSKEVSTGNGSEELRVQLTPSNNQLSEVVVVGYGTQRRSDLTGSVVSVDSRALKEVPAANLLQALQGRAAGVDLARTGTAPGAGAQLRIRGNRSLSGSNDALIVVDGVPYGGSLNDLNTDDIATIDILKDASATAIYGSRGSNGVLLITTKRGRVGKPTVTYSGQAGQNTILGQYPMLNGPEFKAMRELAQYSAGNSPDELAGIAAGTSTNWQDLLYKKGFVTNNELSLSGGSESTTYGFSGGYYKETGVITGQSFERFSLRTSIDTKIGSRVSVGFTNLSNLNYTRGEGINPVYNTLRISPLTSPTLPDGTPNLRPLRGTVDELSTMNPITLDDANAIVQRRRRITTFNSLYGEVRILDGLKYRLNVGLDFRQENFGQYLGPNTIINAGSTLPTQNSAAVQNGESYRYTVDNILTYEKVVAEKHRVTITGLYGVQQDRSFTNRVEATGLPADYIQYYNLNLASGTPVVPAGGANSFSRSGLVSMMARVNYVFSDRYLLTATFRRDGSSVFPEGTWLNYPAFAVGWNISNESFLKNNAYISNLKLRAGYGVTGNQGIPAGATRGSLATNRYNFGTTNVLGYFVSTLGNQGLKWESTSNVNVGLDFGLFNNRLTGSVDLYQQTTEGLLVQKNLPLSNGANSYWTNAAKTQGRGVEVVLNSVNVDNRTSGFKWTTDLNFSLNREKILALEDPAKMQDIGNGWFVGQPINVIYDYTKLGIWQTNEADQAARYNAAPGQIKLADLNNDNRITDADRSVIGTFQPKWIGGMTNRFIYKNWELTATMNARIGNKLVATYFQSDGTGTGYAFLNNGRVNQPRFDYWTPTNPTNAFPMPAPGDRINFSSTLGYYDGSFVRMQSLNLAYNLAPTLLKRMGFSRAQVYVTSRNPFLIYSPFVRAGLGIDPEGTGTGGAVPTQGAAAGTGVTGRAITVGLTTPPTRQLLVGVNLSF is encoded by the coding sequence ATGAAAACTTTCCTGGTAAAACTCAAATCCATTGGCAGTGAGTGGTCCGCCCGGAGCCGGAGGGGCTTTCTGGCGCTGGTCGTAGGGCTTGGCACCTGGGTGGGTGTGCAGGCGCAGACCACTTCCGTACAGGTTAAGGGCTTAGTGGTGGATGAAAACAATCAGCCACTGCCCGGCACATCGGTTGTCATCAAAAATACCCAACGGGGTACGGCGGCCGATGCAAATGGTCGGTTTACGATTGCGACTACGCCAAACAGCACACTCGTACTGTCGCTGGTGGGCTACGGCTCTAAAGAAGTGTCGACCGGCAACGGGAGCGAAGAACTCCGGGTGCAGCTTACCCCATCGAACAACCAATTGAGCGAAGTGGTCGTGGTAGGGTACGGTACCCAGCGCCGGTCGGACCTGACGGGCTCGGTGGTGTCGGTCGACTCGCGGGCGTTAAAAGAAGTACCCGCGGCCAACCTGTTGCAGGCCTTGCAGGGCCGGGCTGCCGGGGTCGACCTGGCCCGTACCGGAACCGCACCCGGTGCAGGTGCCCAGCTGCGGATTCGGGGCAACCGTTCGCTCAGTGGCTCCAACGATGCCCTTATTGTGGTGGATGGGGTGCCCTATGGCGGTAGCCTCAATGACCTGAATACCGACGATATTGCCACCATTGATATTCTCAAAGATGCTTCTGCAACAGCCATTTACGGCTCGCGGGGCTCCAACGGGGTGTTGCTTATCACCACCAAACGGGGCCGGGTAGGCAAGCCCACGGTTACCTACAGCGGGCAGGCGGGGCAGAACACCATTCTGGGTCAGTACCCTATGCTCAACGGCCCGGAATTTAAAGCTATGCGCGAGCTGGCTCAGTACAGCGCGGGCAACTCGCCCGACGAACTGGCGGGGATTGCGGCCGGTACGTCGACCAATTGGCAGGATTTGCTTTACAAAAAAGGGTTCGTCACTAACAATGAGCTGAGCCTCTCGGGTGGTAGCGAAAGCACAACCTACGGGTTTTCAGGTGGTTATTATAAGGAAACCGGCGTGATTACGGGCCAGTCGTTCGAGCGATTCTCCCTCCGCACCTCAATCGACACCAAGATCGGGAGCCGGGTAAGCGTGGGTTTCACCAACCTGAGCAACCTCAACTATACCCGGGGTGAGGGCATTAACCCGGTGTACAACACCCTGCGTATCAGTCCGCTCACCTCACCAACCTTGCCCGATGGGACGCCCAACCTGCGCCCGCTGCGTGGCACGGTGGACGAACTGTCGACCATGAACCCGATCACACTCGATGACGCCAACGCCATTGTGCAGCGCCGTCGGCGGATTACAACGTTTAATAGCCTGTACGGCGAGGTACGGATTCTGGACGGCTTGAAATACCGGCTCAACGTGGGTCTCGACTTTCGGCAGGAAAATTTCGGGCAGTACCTCGGCCCCAACACCATTATCAACGCGGGCTCTACCTTACCGACTCAGAACAGCGCGGCCGTGCAGAACGGCGAGTCGTACCGATACACCGTCGATAACATCCTGACGTACGAGAAAGTAGTTGCCGAGAAGCACCGCGTGACCATCACAGGTCTGTACGGTGTGCAGCAGGATCGCAGCTTTACCAACCGCGTCGAAGCAACGGGCTTACCCGCCGACTATATCCAATACTACAACCTGAACCTCGCCAGCGGTACACCTGTGGTGCCCGCTGGCGGGGCCAACAGCTTCAGCCGCAGCGGTCTGGTGTCGATGATGGCGCGGGTCAACTACGTGTTCTCGGATCGGTATCTGCTGACGGCTACCTTCCGGCGCGACGGTTCGTCGGTGTTTCCGGAGGGGACGTGGCTCAATTACCCCGCGTTTGCGGTGGGCTGGAACATTAGCAACGAATCGTTCCTGAAAAACAACGCTTATATCTCGAACCTCAAACTGCGGGCGGGTTACGGCGTAACAGGTAACCAGGGGATTCCGGCCGGGGCTACCCGCGGTAGTCTGGCTACCAACCGCTACAACTTCGGTACCACCAACGTGCTGGGCTATTTTGTCAGTACGCTTGGTAACCAGGGGCTTAAGTGGGAGTCGACGAGCAACGTGAACGTGGGTCTGGACTTTGGCCTGTTCAACAACCGCCTGACGGGTTCGGTGGATCTGTATCAGCAAACAACCGAAGGCCTGCTGGTGCAGAAGAACCTGCCGCTCAGCAACGGGGCCAACAGCTACTGGACCAACGCGGCCAAAACCCAGGGCCGTGGGGTGGAGGTGGTGCTGAACTCCGTGAACGTAGACAACCGCACGAGTGGCTTCAAATGGACAACCGACCTGAACTTCTCGCTCAACCGGGAGAAAATTCTGGCGCTCGAAGACCCCGCTAAAATGCAGGACATCGGCAACGGCTGGTTTGTGGGTCAACCGATCAACGTGATTTACGATTATACAAAACTGGGTATCTGGCAAACGAACGAGGCCGATCAGGCTGCCCGGTACAATGCCGCGCCGGGTCAGATCAAACTCGCTGACCTGAATAACGACAACCGGATTACCGACGCTGACCGTAGTGTGATTGGCACCTTCCAGCCGAAGTGGATCGGAGGGATGACCAACCGGTTTATCTACAAAAACTGGGAACTGACGGCTACCATGAACGCCCGGATCGGTAACAAGCTGGTAGCTACCTACTTCCAGTCGGACGGAACGGGTACGGGCTACGCTTTCCTGAACAACGGCCGGGTAAACCAGCCCAGGTTCGACTACTGGACCCCCACCAACCCGACCAACGCGTTTCCGATGCCTGCCCCCGGCGACCGGATCAACTTCTCGTCGACGCTGGGGTATTACGATGGTTCGTTTGTGCGGATGCAGAGCCTCAATCTGGCGTACAACCTCGCGCCAACGCTGCTCAAGCGGATGGGCTTCAGCCGGGCGCAGGTGTACGTGACCTCCCGCAACCCGTTCCTGATCTACTCGCCGTTTGTGCGGGCGGGGCTGGGTATCGACCCTGAAGGTACCGGTACGGGTGGAGCCGTGCCCACCCAGGGAGCAGCCGCTGGTACGGGCGTCACGGGCCGGGCCATTACCGTGGGCCTGACAACCCCGCCCACCCGGCAACTGCTGGTTGGTGTTAACCTTTCGTTCTAA
- a CDS encoding LacI family DNA-binding transcriptional regulator — MEKEVTIYDIAKRLNYSPATVSRALNDHPAIRSDTKDVITSMARQMGYRSNTFASNLRRQRTNTIGVIVPRLNSNFMSCALAGMEKVANEAGYNLIISQSLESARKEKANAKTMFDSRVDGLLVSVAYDTEDIEHFDDFINRGVPLLFFDRVIEHNQCPSIVIDNVKAGYEATTHLLEEGCTRVMHVTGNLKRNVYADRLKGYRMALQDRDIHYEKQLVLETDLSQEAGIEAARQLMASPHRPDGLFVTNDLCAVTCMGQLKKAGLSIPTDVAVVGFNNDPVSQVVEPNLTTIHYPGREMGEIAVKSLINHLNGLMDMQTTNTIILRSELIIRESSRKKPI, encoded by the coding sequence ATGGAGAAAGAAGTTACGATATACGACATAGCCAAGCGGCTCAACTACTCACCTGCTACCGTGAGTCGGGCGCTCAACGATCATCCGGCCATCCGGAGCGACACCAAAGACGTAATCACCTCAATGGCCCGGCAAATGGGCTACCGGTCTAACACCTTTGCGAGTAACCTGCGCCGACAACGGACCAACACCATCGGTGTGATTGTGCCCCGGCTGAACAGCAATTTCATGTCGTGTGCCTTGGCCGGGATGGAGAAAGTAGCTAACGAAGCCGGTTATAACCTGATTATCAGCCAGTCACTGGAGTCGGCGCGAAAGGAGAAAGCCAACGCGAAAACCATGTTTGATAGTCGCGTGGATGGGCTATTGGTGTCTGTAGCTTACGATACGGAAGACATCGAACACTTCGACGATTTTATTAATCGCGGGGTACCCCTCCTGTTTTTCGACCGGGTCATTGAGCACAATCAGTGCCCCAGCATTGTGATCGACAACGTGAAGGCCGGTTATGAAGCCACCACGCACCTGCTCGAAGAAGGGTGCACGCGGGTGATGCACGTGACGGGGAATCTGAAGCGCAACGTATATGCCGACCGGCTGAAAGGATACCGTATGGCCTTGCAGGACCGGGACATTCATTATGAAAAGCAGCTGGTACTCGAAACGGATCTGAGTCAGGAAGCCGGGATCGAGGCCGCCCGACAACTGATGGCCTCCCCGCACCGGCCCGACGGGCTGTTTGTCACGAATGACCTTTGCGCCGTCACCTGCATGGGGCAGTTAAAAAAGGCCGGGCTCTCCATCCCGACCGATGTAGCCGTGGTAGGCTTCAACAATGACCCTGTTTCACAGGTGGTTGAGCCTAATCTGACGACCATTCACTACCCCGGCCGCGAAATGGGCGAGATCGCGGTGAAGAGTCTAATCAATCACTTAAACGGATTGATGGACATGCAAACCACCAATACCATTATTTTGCGGTCTGAACTGATTATTCGGGAGTCTTCACGCAAGAAGCCAATCTAA
- a CDS encoding NUDIX hydrolase has translation MLDQYKNQHPYLVALDSIIFGFDGESLNVLLVKRGVDDGTWSLMGGWLQPHEGLGEAAHRILLELTGLTNVYLEQLHVFGDPNRDPIARTISVAYFALVKVADYECAISETHQARWFSLYDLPPLLFDHAQMVELAIGRLRYKASQHPIGFELLPEKFTIPQLKKLYDAIYNTEFDKRNFSRKILSTNLLIKLDEKQKGFSKKGAYYYQVDTAKYEELTHSFLNFIPNSSERAKP, from the coding sequence ATGTTAGACCAGTACAAAAACCAGCATCCGTACCTTGTTGCCTTAGACTCAATCATTTTTGGGTTCGATGGCGAATCGCTGAATGTGTTGCTGGTTAAACGGGGCGTCGACGACGGAACCTGGTCGCTCATGGGCGGATGGCTGCAACCACACGAGGGGTTAGGCGAGGCCGCCCACCGGATTCTGCTGGAACTGACCGGCCTGACCAACGTGTATCTGGAGCAGTTGCATGTCTTTGGCGACCCCAACCGCGACCCCATCGCCCGCACCATTTCGGTGGCGTATTTTGCCCTTGTCAAGGTAGCCGACTACGAATGCGCTATCTCCGAGACCCATCAGGCCCGCTGGTTCTCGCTGTACGACCTCCCTCCTCTCCTGTTCGACCACGCGCAAATGGTGGAGCTGGCCATCGGCCGACTACGCTACAAAGCCTCGCAACATCCTATCGGTTTTGAGTTGTTGCCCGAAAAATTTACCATTCCGCAACTCAAGAAGCTTTACGACGCCATTTACAACACGGAGTTCGACAAGCGAAATTTTAGTCGTAAAATCCTGTCCACGAACCTGTTAATCAAGCTCGACGAAAAACAGAAAGGCTTTTCGAAGAAAGGGGCCTATTACTACCAGGTCGATACAGCCAAATACGAAGAGCTGACCCATTCGTTTCTCAATTTCATACCCAATTCAAGCGAGCGGGCCAAACCCTGA
- the xylA gene encoding xylose isomerase — MSTITLGDNEFFKGVGAIGYEGPKSKNPLAFKWYNPDQVVGGKTLRDQLRFAISYWHTFCGTGGDPFGPGTRVFPWDADNDANVRARLKMDAAFEFITKIGAPYYCFHDVDLVDEGPTAAEYESRMQAIVDYARQKQQASGVKLLWGTANVFSNPRYMNGASTNPDFAVLAYAGTQVKNALDATIALGGENYVFWGGREGYMSLLNTNMKREVEHLAQFLTVARDYARKQGFKGTFFIEPKPMEPTKHQYDYDAATVIGFLRQYGLDKDFQLNIEVNHATLAGHTFEHELQVAADAGMLGSIDANRGDYQNGWDTDQFPINIYELTEAALVILQAGGIQPGGINFDAKVRRNSTDMEDLFIAHISGMDAFARSFIVADAILRESDYLAFRKERYASFDSGQGKAFEEGKLTLEDLRAYTLENGEPQMRSGKQEWLESLINQYI; from the coding sequence ATGTCAACGATCACTCTCGGCGATAACGAGTTTTTTAAAGGCGTTGGTGCAATCGGTTACGAAGGCCCCAAATCAAAGAACCCGCTTGCGTTCAAATGGTACAACCCCGATCAGGTAGTAGGTGGCAAAACCCTGCGCGATCAGCTGCGCTTTGCTATTAGCTACTGGCATACGTTCTGCGGCACGGGTGGTGACCCCTTCGGGCCTGGTACACGCGTGTTCCCCTGGGATGCCGATAACGACGCCAACGTGCGCGCCCGGCTCAAAATGGACGCTGCTTTTGAGTTTATCACCAAAATCGGGGCACCCTATTACTGCTTCCACGACGTCGACCTCGTAGACGAAGGCCCAACGGCTGCCGAGTACGAAAGCCGGATGCAGGCTATCGTCGACTACGCCAGGCAGAAACAACAAGCCAGCGGGGTAAAACTGCTGTGGGGCACGGCCAACGTCTTCTCGAACCCCCGCTACATGAATGGGGCCTCAACCAACCCCGACTTTGCGGTGTTGGCCTATGCCGGTACGCAGGTGAAAAATGCTCTCGACGCAACCATTGCCCTCGGTGGCGAAAATTACGTGTTCTGGGGTGGTCGCGAAGGCTACATGTCGCTGCTGAATACAAACATGAAGCGCGAAGTGGAGCATTTGGCGCAGTTCCTGACCGTTGCCCGCGACTATGCCCGCAAACAGGGCTTTAAAGGCACGTTCTTCATTGAGCCCAAGCCGATGGAGCCTACCAAGCACCAGTACGACTACGATGCGGCTACGGTGATCGGGTTCCTGCGTCAGTACGGTCTGGATAAGGATTTCCAACTGAACATCGAGGTGAACCACGCAACCCTCGCGGGCCACACGTTTGAGCACGAGTTGCAGGTAGCCGCCGATGCAGGTATGCTCGGCAGCATTGATGCGAACCGGGGCGATTACCAGAATGGCTGGGATACCGATCAGTTCCCGATCAACATTTACGAACTGACTGAGGCCGCGCTCGTTATCCTGCAAGCCGGTGGTATTCAGCCAGGTGGCATCAACTTCGACGCCAAAGTGCGCCGGAACTCAACCGACATGGAAGACCTGTTCATTGCGCATATCAGCGGTATGGACGCATTCGCGCGGTCGTTTATCGTGGCCGACGCCATTCTGCGCGAATCGGACTACCTCGCTTTCCGCAAGGAGCGCTATGCATCGTTCGACTCTGGTCAGGGCAAAGCGTTTGAAGAGGGTAAGCTGACACTCGAAGACCTGCGTGCCTACACGCTCGAAAACGGTGAGCCGCAAATGCGCAGTGGCAAGCAGGAGTGGCTCGAAAGCCTCATCAATCAGTACATCTGA
- a CDS encoding exodeoxyribonuclease III, translating to MHILTYNLNGIRSAIQKGLIDWLATQSFDILCFQEVKATHDVVDLAPFEALGYRYHWHAAEKKGYSGVATFSKTAPDHVQLGCGLARYDCEGRILRTDFGDLTVLNCYFPSGTTGEVRQGVKMEFLEDFYRYVHELRQTRPHLIVVGDYNIAHTERDIHDPVRNKNTTGFLPEERAWMDRWFASGFTDAFRHAHPDTVEYSWWSYRAGARANNKGWRIDYISVADTLRDRIGGAGHFREAVHSDHGGVWLRLE from the coding sequence ATGCATATTCTAACGTACAATCTGAACGGGATTCGCTCGGCGATTCAGAAAGGGTTGATCGACTGGCTGGCGACCCAATCATTTGATATTCTGTGTTTTCAGGAGGTAAAGGCCACGCACGACGTGGTCGATCTGGCTCCGTTTGAAGCGCTGGGCTACCGGTACCACTGGCACGCGGCCGAGAAAAAAGGGTACTCGGGCGTGGCTACATTTTCAAAAACGGCCCCCGATCATGTGCAGCTGGGCTGCGGACTGGCCCGGTACGATTGCGAAGGCCGGATTCTACGGACTGATTTCGGCGATCTGACGGTACTAAACTGTTACTTTCCGTCGGGTACAACGGGGGAGGTACGGCAAGGGGTGAAAATGGAGTTTCTGGAGGATTTCTACCGCTACGTGCACGAACTACGGCAAACCCGCCCGCACCTCATTGTGGTGGGCGACTACAACATTGCCCATACGGAGCGTGATATTCACGATCCTGTCCGGAACAAGAATACCACTGGGTTTTTGCCCGAGGAGCGGGCCTGGATGGATCGTTGGTTTGCGTCGGGCTTTACCGATGCTTTCCGGCACGCCCACCCCGACACGGTGGAGTACAGCTGGTGGAGCTACCGGGCCGGGGCGCGGGCCAACAACAAAGGCTGGCGAATCGATTACATTTCGGTGGCCGATACCCTTCGTGACCGCATCGGCGGGGCGGGGCATTTCCGCGAAGCCGTCCACTCCGACCACGGGGGCGTCTGGCTACGGCTGGAGTAG
- a CDS encoding nucleoside permease translates to MSSKIRIQLSIMMFLLFFMWGAWYGQMSKYLMTGLGASGDQVGNAYAAFSLAMIIAPFFVGMIADRYFAAQKVLGVLCLLGAGVLYLITQNTESDSFFMLILAYCLTFAPTLALTTSIAMQQMQSPEKEFPGIRVLGTIAWILVSNIVGFYGFGDKVTIFELSMYTSVLLGIFSFFLPDTPPNPSAGASFSQILGLDAFKLFKDRSFAIFFLSSVLICIPLSFYYAMANPSLTDAGVQNVENKMSLGQASEVIFMLLIPIAYTRLGVKKMLIVGLLAWIARFLFFGYGNAGSGEWMFYLAILLHGVCYDFFFVTGQIYTDNKAGEKIKSSAQGLITLATYGIGMGIGSKLSGIVLDMYTKDGVKDWTSVWLVPTGIAVVVLILFILFFTDSKKSVPAQGELVH, encoded by the coding sequence ATGAGTTCCAAAATTCGCATTCAGTTGTCGATCATGATGTTCCTCCTGTTTTTTATGTGGGGAGCCTGGTACGGTCAGATGAGTAAGTACCTCATGACAGGCCTTGGTGCCTCCGGCGATCAGGTGGGCAATGCCTACGCAGCCTTTTCACTCGCTATGATTATCGCCCCGTTCTTTGTGGGCATGATTGCCGACCGGTATTTTGCCGCGCAGAAAGTGCTGGGTGTTTTGTGTCTGCTGGGGGCAGGGGTACTGTATCTGATCACGCAGAATACCGAATCGGACTCGTTTTTTATGCTGATTCTGGCATACTGCCTCACCTTTGCGCCTACGCTGGCCCTGACCACGTCGATTGCCATGCAGCAGATGCAAAGCCCCGAGAAAGAGTTTCCGGGGATTCGGGTGCTGGGTACCATCGCCTGGATTTTGGTCTCTAACATTGTCGGTTTCTACGGCTTTGGCGATAAGGTGACAATTTTTGAATTGTCGATGTACACCTCGGTGTTGCTGGGTATTTTCTCGTTTTTCCTGCCCGACACCCCGCCCAACCCGAGCGCCGGGGCTTCGTTCAGTCAGATTCTGGGCCTCGATGCCTTCAAGCTGTTCAAAGACCGGTCGTTTGCCATTTTCTTTCTGTCGTCGGTGCTGATTTGTATTCCCCTCTCATTCTACTACGCCATGGCTAACCCCTCATTGACCGATGCCGGGGTGCAGAACGTGGAAAACAAAATGTCGCTCGGGCAGGCTTCGGAGGTGATCTTTATGCTCCTGATCCCGATAGCCTACACCCGCCTGGGCGTGAAAAAAATGCTCATCGTGGGCTTGCTGGCCTGGATTGCGCGCTTCCTCTTTTTCGGCTACGGCAATGCGGGCTCAGGGGAGTGGATGTTTTACCTGGCTATTCTGCTGCACGGCGTTTGCTACGATTTCTTCTTCGTTACGGGGCAGATTTACACCGACAACAAGGCGGGCGAAAAGATCAAGTCATCGGCTCAGGGCCTCATCACACTAGCCACGTACGGCATCGGGATGGGGATCGGCTCCAAGCTGTCAGGAATTGTGCTGGATATGTACACCAAAGACGGCGTGAAAGACTGGACCTCAGTTTGGCTCGTGCCCACGGGCATCGCCGTGGTGGTCTTGATCCTGTTTATTCTGTTCTTCACCGATAGCAAAAAGTCCGTTCCCGCCCAGGGCGAATTGGTACATTAA
- a CDS encoding OmpA family protein: MRPLVYVLIFLGGFFALPTHAQTVQWASRVIGASSEGKGDTYGQQFKAVQALGKPNKLPDQGYSPCAWSPLYPDGAEEWLHVGFEKAMPVRQVIVGENVNPGAVVRVVVYDERGTEHVVYTASPQARPEGTLRIMVNDTGLVGNAVKITLATAAIKGPNQIDAVGLSDSPKPVPVEVAVSKGTPKEIQKENLGKTVNSAGQEVAPVIAPDGKTLYFTRAGHKGNTGQPEKQDIWMSTLQSAGPGQPPTWSEAVNIGSPINNAGDNAISGISSDGRILYLINVYRPDGGLYYGLSKSQKTKAGWSFPVECKMADNRNYHKDDKLEFSVSPDGKVIVLAMQKKDSMGDRDLYVSFQNEDQTWTAPKHMGRVINSADSEASPFIAADGRTLYFSSEGHPGFGNGDIFVTRRLDDSWQVWSEPENLGPAINTPKWDGYFTIPASGEYAYLSSGSNSLGMEDIFRLKLFPSIKPDPVAIVSGQVLDAQSKKPVPSDVVSGLFGEKGKEISRVEYDPETGEYKMILPTQKTYNLTASKEGYFPATEVLDLSRDKRFRDIRRNLYLIPIQPGQKIVMREVLFEQGKADLQPGADGELDKVVRMLTQYPGMELLVEGHTDNQGEWEPNMKLSEDRVETVKCYLEEKGIAYTRVQTKAWGPSKPIASNETEEKRKQNRRVEFTILKM; this comes from the coding sequence ATGCGCCCACTCGTTTACGTACTGATTTTTCTCGGTGGATTTTTCGCCCTGCCTACCCACGCCCAAACCGTGCAATGGGCCAGTCGGGTTATTGGTGCGTCGTCGGAGGGGAAAGGCGATACCTATGGGCAGCAATTCAAGGCGGTACAGGCACTGGGTAAACCAAACAAGCTACCCGATCAGGGGTACAGCCCCTGCGCGTGGTCGCCCCTCTACCCCGACGGGGCGGAGGAGTGGCTGCACGTGGGCTTCGAGAAAGCCATGCCCGTGCGGCAGGTGATTGTGGGCGAAAACGTGAACCCCGGCGCGGTGGTGCGTGTGGTGGTGTACGATGAGCGGGGCACTGAGCACGTGGTGTACACCGCCAGCCCGCAGGCCCGGCCCGAAGGCACCTTGCGGATTATGGTCAACGACACCGGACTGGTGGGCAATGCCGTAAAAATCACGCTGGCGACGGCCGCGATTAAAGGGCCCAATCAGATCGACGCGGTGGGCCTCAGCGACTCGCCCAAGCCGGTGCCCGTAGAAGTAGCCGTATCGAAGGGCACCCCGAAAGAGATTCAGAAAGAGAACCTCGGCAAAACCGTCAACTCAGCGGGTCAGGAGGTAGCGCCCGTTATTGCGCCCGATGGTAAAACGCTGTATTTCACGCGTGCAGGCCACAAAGGGAATACCGGTCAACCGGAGAAACAGGACATCTGGATGTCGACGCTTCAATCGGCCGGGCCCGGTCAGCCCCCTACCTGGAGCGAAGCCGTCAACATTGGCTCGCCCATCAACAATGCGGGCGATAACGCCATCAGCGGCATTTCGTCCGATGGCCGAATCCTCTACCTCATCAACGTTTACCGGCCCGATGGAGGCCTGTACTACGGCCTTTCCAAATCGCAGAAGACGAAAGCCGGCTGGAGCTTTCCGGTCGAGTGCAAAATGGCCGACAACCGCAATTACCACAAAGACGACAAGCTGGAGTTCTCGGTTTCGCCCGATGGGAAAGTGATTGTGCTGGCCATGCAGAAGAAAGATTCGATGGGCGACCGGGATTTGTATGTCTCGTTCCAGAACGAGGATCAGACCTGGACGGCCCCGAAACACATGGGTCGGGTCATCAACTCGGCCGACAGCGAGGCTTCGCCGTTTATTGCGGCCGACGGCCGTACCCTCTATTTTTCGTCGGAAGGGCATCCGGGCTTTGGCAACGGCGACATTTTCGTGACCCGTCGGCTCGATGATAGCTGGCAGGTCTGGAGCGAGCCCGAAAACCTCGGCCCGGCCATCAATACCCCCAAATGGGACGGGTATTTTACCATTCCGGCATCGGGTGAGTACGCGTACCTTAGCTCAGGCTCCAACTCGCTGGGGATGGAAGATATTTTCCGGCTCAAGCTCTTCCCGTCCATCAAGCCCGACCCGGTAGCCATTGTGTCGGGGCAGGTGCTGGATGCCCAAAGCAAAAAACCCGTGCCATCGGACGTGGTATCGGGGTTGTTTGGCGAGAAAGGCAAAGAGATTTCGCGGGTGGAGTACGATCCCGAAACGGGTGAGTACAAGATGATTCTGCCCACGCAGAAAACCTATAACCTCACGGCCTCCAAAGAGGGCTACTTCCCCGCGACCGAGGTGCTCGACCTGAGCCGCGACAAGCGTTTCCGCGACATCCGGCGCAATTTGTACCTGATTCCGATTCAACCGGGCCAGAAAATCGTGATGCGTGAGGTCTTGTTTGAACAGGGCAAGGCCGACCTGCAACCCGGTGCCGACGGCGAACTCGACAAAGTAGTGCGTATGCTGACGCAGTACCCCGGTATGGAGTTACTCGTTGAAGGCCATACCGACAATCAGGGCGAGTGGGAACCGAACATGAAGCTCTCAGAAGACCGGGTCGAAACGGTGAAGTGCTATCTGGAAGAGAAGGGCATTGCCTACACCCGCGTACAAACCAAAGCCTGGGGCCCCAGCAAACCCATTGCCTCCAACGAAACCGAAGAAAAACGCAAACAAAACCGCCGGGTAGAGTTTACGATTTTGAAGATGTAG